The following coding sequences lie in one Spirosoma sp. KUDC1026 genomic window:
- a CDS encoding DUF6932 family protein — MTEKLSFDQLGYLQPYDIVSADWNTFVEQFGESFQRQEILTRYKSFLDRLRDIVPFRHRHWIDGSFVSKKMQPNDIDVIIFVPHVCFATASGKLKELKEQFRECIDCYFVEVFPPDHNRYEIGRADELDWYHFLHTDRLKRPKGILELWFDYGNQ; from the coding sequence ATGACCGAAAAGCTTTCATTCGATCAGCTAGGATACCTACAGCCATATGATATTGTTTCTGCAGATTGGAACACATTTGTTGAACAATTTGGGGAATCATTTCAACGCCAGGAAATTCTGACCAGATATAAATCTTTTTTGGACAGACTCCGCGACATAGTGCCGTTTAGGCATCGTCACTGGATTGATGGGAGCTTTGTAAGTAAAAAGATGCAGCCGAATGACATTGATGTAATCATTTTTGTCCCTCATGTGTGCTTTGCTACAGCCAGCGGCAAACTAAAGGAGCTAAAGGAACAGTTTCGTGAATGCATAGATTGTTATTTTGTAGAAGTGTTCCCTCCTGACCATAATAGATATGAAATTGGGCGGGCAGACGAACTAGACTGGTATCATTTCCTTCACACTGATCGCCTTAAACGGCCAAAGGGGATTCTTGAATTGTGGTTTGATTATGGAAATCAATGA
- a CDS encoding Rad52/Rad22 family DNA repair protein — protein sequence MELNVLTAPLTTHEVEWRVQSQTKDGQKIVVVPYITNRCVMQRFDEQFGWAGWQNEIKEIEGGFLCTITAVLPGGEIVRKTDGASRTAVEPVKGGISDAMKRCAVQFGLGRALYDFPKVLIQTTDKYIPDWANPLLDKMVEKINAGGIVRDVVVLKPEHAKATR from the coding sequence ATGGAATTAAACGTATTAACTGCCCCCCTGACTACACACGAAGTTGAATGGCGGGTGCAAAGCCAGACAAAAGACGGTCAGAAGATTGTCGTAGTCCCCTACATTACGAATCGGTGCGTTATGCAGCGGTTTGATGAGCAGTTCGGCTGGGCCGGCTGGCAGAATGAGATCAAAGAGATTGAAGGTGGTTTTCTGTGTACAATCACGGCCGTGCTGCCCGGTGGGGAAATCGTCAGAAAAACCGACGGCGCCAGTCGTACGGCAGTTGAGCCCGTAAAAGGGGGAATCAGTGATGCGATGAAACGTTGTGCCGTTCAGTTTGGGCTGGGCCGGGCGTTGTATGACTTCCCGAAAGTGCTGATCCAAACCACCGACAAGTACATTCCTGACTGGGCCAACCCGTTGCTGGACAAGATGGTCGAGAAGATCAACGCCGGCGGAATTGTTCGCGACGTTGTGGTCTTGAAACCGGAACACGCGAAAGCAACCCGATAA
- a CDS encoding acyltransferase family protein: MKLAYIDALRGLAILSVIWFHCHLYHFSDTTFYSLMDTLGSPAAMGVQLFYVLSAFTLFLSQQKRNTGETGATSFFRRRYVRIAPLYYVAIIYYICQLAYTQHLSVTTFVERNTTNILANVFLIHGLNSVWINSIIPGGWSVGVEVLFYALVPYLFTRITSLNRAVLFTSCALLFGFCLTALLINISIPGLQANYLYYYLPFQLPVFGCGIIAYFLIVRNDYRIKPYTGIIALSVLAFVVVSKQLGHHIGLELPHTLHFYGSIGFILLLVGLAKRPVWLLVNRATEYVGKVSYSAYLTHFGVLFWMNQVMPREFIPVENLTTNVINFHLKFLLIVLVTVCVSTITYQLIEKPALQLGKRRQRKQETPQPVLIDHTDTTSVAA; encoded by the coding sequence ATGAAATTAGCGTATATTGATGCCCTGCGCGGCCTCGCTATTCTGAGTGTTATCTGGTTCCATTGCCATCTGTATCATTTCAGCGACACTACTTTTTATTCGCTGATGGACACCCTGGGTTCCCCGGCCGCGATGGGTGTACAGCTCTTTTACGTACTGAGCGCCTTCACGCTTTTCTTGTCACAGCAGAAGCGTAACACCGGCGAAACAGGGGCAACTTCTTTCTTCCGCCGACGCTACGTTCGGATTGCTCCACTTTATTACGTTGCGATCATCTATTACATATGTCAGCTGGCCTATACGCAACACCTATCGGTTACGACCTTTGTCGAGCGTAACACCACCAATATCCTGGCTAATGTATTCCTGATTCACGGGCTGAACTCCGTATGGATCAACAGCATTATTCCGGGGGGCTGGTCGGTTGGCGTCGAGGTGCTGTTTTACGCCCTGGTGCCTTACTTATTTACCCGCATTACGTCCCTGAACCGCGCAGTGCTGTTTACCAGTTGTGCGCTCCTGTTCGGATTTTGTCTGACAGCTTTGCTGATCAACATTTCAATTCCCGGCCTACAGGCAAACTACCTGTATTATTACCTGCCGTTCCAACTACCCGTTTTTGGCTGTGGAATCATCGCATATTTCCTGATTGTCCGCAACGATTACCGGATCAAGCCGTACACGGGTATAATCGCCCTGAGTGTACTGGCCTTTGTAGTAGTAAGCAAGCAACTGGGTCACCATATTGGTCTCGAACTGCCCCATACACTCCATTTTTACGGCAGCATCGGATTCATTCTGCTGCTGGTCGGTTTAGCTAAACGGCCGGTCTGGCTGCTAGTTAACCGTGCGACGGAATACGTCGGCAAAGTAAGTTACAGCGCCTACCTGACCCATTTTGGCGTTTTATTCTGGATGAATCAGGTTATGCCTCGTGAGTTCATACCGGTGGAAAATCTCACCACAAACGTTATAAATTTTCATCTCAAATTCCTGCTGATCGTTTTAGTCACTGTCTGCGTTTCCACCATTACGTATCAGCTGATTGAGAAACCGGCCCTGCAACTCGGCAAACGTCGCCAGCGGAAGCAGGAAACTCCTCAGCCTGTGTTGATTGACCATACTGATACAACTAGCGTAGCCGCATAA
- a CDS encoding M28 family peptidase translates to MKDTYLRTQLGTAFLVASTLTSSWAQTTTLTGFTPARQATQLKIEADFKSKQSSAAFKNHLEKLCSAPHITGSPENEKVRDYIAETMRKAGWQVDIYPHDVLLPKGPGDIAVELVNPVRQPLNIREFLFKEDKYSSDPRLTPGYNAWSGSGDVTAEVVYANYGRKEDFEQLAAMGIPVKGKIVLARYGGNFRGYKAQFAQAAGAAGVIIFTDPADSGYMRGLTFPEGPFYSESVIQRGSLLTTPYTGDPLTPGEPALPMDAKNTPKRLDQNAVGLHKIPVTPLPYGSATEILKRMTGLRAVPAGWQGGLPYTYRLEGGPDLKVRLMVRQEKTIQRIYQVVGTLTGSEFPDEWIIAGCHYDAWGYGATDPNSGTAMLLSMTESLGKLAKAGQKPRRTIKVCHWDAEEPGVIGSAEWSEQFRDELTQKAVAYMNYDAAVSGRKFGASASPSMKKLIIEATQSVDYPDSNKTVYQTWLGNNANNNPTRVTGSSAPAVQAGEPSIGNLGGGSDHIAPYMHIGIPALSAGMEGPTLYHSQYDDLYFYDKFSDPTYKMGPMMEQIVGTMTLRLANADLVPYDVARYPTDLAVHLKAAEKAIQAYAPTYSIAPLLSTVADMKKNADACELARQNYLKAGRTDKLVELNKELRLLERSFIDPKGNAFGAWYRSLYASSDPNSGYASWMLPALLYEASIKSTANLPDIEGRYKKAIQTLSDKLMTLSQGMGSPSAIGGGNR, encoded by the coding sequence ATGAAAGACACCTACCTCCGTACCCAGCTAGGAACAGCGTTTCTGGTAGCCTCTACCCTGACGTCTTCCTGGGCTCAAACGACCACCCTCACCGGATTTACGCCCGCCCGGCAGGCAACACAGTTAAAGATCGAAGCCGACTTCAAGAGTAAACAGTCGTCGGCTGCGTTCAAAAATCACCTTGAGAAGCTGTGCAGCGCCCCGCACATTACCGGCTCGCCCGAGAACGAGAAAGTGCGCGATTACATTGCCGAAACGATGCGCAAGGCGGGCTGGCAGGTCGATATTTATCCGCACGATGTCCTGCTGCCTAAAGGCCCCGGCGATATTGCCGTTGAACTGGTGAACCCAGTTCGGCAGCCGCTCAACATTCGGGAGTTTCTGTTCAAAGAAGACAAGTACAGCAGCGACCCACGCCTGACACCCGGCTACAACGCCTGGTCGGGCTCCGGCGACGTAACGGCCGAGGTCGTGTACGCCAACTACGGCCGTAAGGAGGATTTTGAACAACTGGCAGCTATGGGCATTCCGGTCAAAGGCAAGATTGTGCTGGCCCGTTACGGGGGTAACTTCCGGGGTTACAAAGCCCAGTTTGCGCAGGCGGCCGGTGCGGCTGGCGTCATTATCTTTACCGACCCCGCCGATTCGGGGTATATGCGTGGGCTGACGTTTCCCGAAGGCCCTTTTTACAGCGAAAGCGTCATTCAGCGCGGCTCCCTGCTGACTACACCCTACACGGGTGACCCCCTGACACCCGGTGAGCCAGCCTTACCGATGGACGCCAAGAATACCCCGAAACGGCTGGATCAGAATGCCGTTGGTCTGCACAAAATTCCGGTAACGCCCCTCCCGTATGGTTCGGCGACCGAAATCCTGAAACGCATGACGGGTCTGCGCGCTGTACCGGCGGGCTGGCAGGGCGGTCTGCCCTACACGTACCGGCTGGAAGGTGGTCCCGACCTAAAAGTTCGGCTGATGGTGAGGCAGGAAAAAACCATCCAGCGCATTTATCAGGTGGTTGGTACGCTGACCGGCAGTGAATTCCCCGACGAGTGGATCATTGCGGGCTGCCACTACGATGCCTGGGGGTATGGCGCTACGGACCCTAACTCGGGTACGGCGATGCTGCTGAGTATGACCGAATCGCTGGGCAAACTGGCGAAAGCGGGGCAAAAACCCCGGCGTACCATCAAAGTCTGTCACTGGGATGCCGAAGAACCCGGTGTTATTGGTTCGGCCGAGTGGTCGGAGCAGTTCCGCGATGAACTGACTCAGAAGGCGGTGGCCTACATGAATTACGACGCAGCTGTTTCGGGCCGGAAGTTCGGAGCCAGTGCATCACCGTCGATGAAAAAGCTGATTATCGAGGCCACGCAGTCGGTAGACTATCCGGATTCAAACAAAACGGTTTATCAGACCTGGCTGGGGAATAATGCCAATAACAATCCAACCCGCGTAACGGGCTCCTCGGCTCCGGCGGTTCAGGCGGGAGAGCCATCGATTGGTAACTTAGGTGGCGGCTCAGACCACATTGCTCCGTATATGCACATCGGTATTCCGGCGCTGAGTGCGGGCATGGAAGGTCCGACACTGTACCACTCGCAGTATGATGATCTGTACTTCTACGACAAGTTCTCCGACCCGACTTACAAAATGGGACCGATGATGGAACAGATCGTTGGCACGATGACGCTCCGTCTCGCCAACGCCGACCTGGTTCCCTACGACGTAGCACGTTACCCAACCGATCTGGCAGTGCACCTGAAAGCGGCCGAAAAAGCGATTCAGGCGTATGCACCCACGTATTCCATTGCGCCACTGCTCAGTACCGTTGCCGACATGAAAAAAAACGCCGATGCCTGCGAATTAGCCCGTCAGAATTACCTCAAAGCGGGCCGGACAGATAAACTGGTTGAATTGAATAAGGAGCTGCGGTTGCTGGAACGGTCGTTCATCGATCCGAAAGGAAATGCTTTTGGCGCCTGGTACCGATCGCTCTACGCGTCCTCAGACCCAAACAGCGGTTACGCATCCTGGATGCTTCCCGCCTTGCTCTACGAAGCATCGATCAAATCAACGGCGAATCTGCCTGATATTGAGGGACGTTACAAAAAAGCCATTCAGACGTTAAGCGACAAATTGATGACTCTTTCGCAGGGAATGGGCTCGCCCTCGGCCATTGGTGGCGGAAACAGATAG
- a CDS encoding LolA family protein: MKRQFFTLLAIVALPALVFAQTADDIISKHVTALGGADKLAAIKTMQYDQTMSIQGMELTSKTVYVLGKSVRSDVSVMGQQITNVIDGDTGWMINPMQGGNAQDLPADAIKAAKGTTEPNMFQLAYLKANNYPYELVGKEKFKNKDVFNLKVTRPEGVFNYYLDTGTYQLVGTKGVINAQGQQVTTTSTYSNYKPVDGISVPYTSEMTIPSVPVPVTATVTNVAFNTTIDPAVFTKPK, translated from the coding sequence ATGAAAAGACAATTCTTCACGCTCCTGGCTATAGTGGCTCTGCCTGCGTTAGTGTTTGCCCAGACCGCCGACGATATTATCAGTAAACACGTTACCGCTCTGGGTGGAGCAGATAAACTTGCTGCCATCAAAACGATGCAGTACGACCAGACCATGTCTATTCAGGGGATGGAACTGACATCCAAAACGGTATACGTACTGGGTAAATCAGTACGTAGCGACGTATCGGTCATGGGACAGCAGATCACGAACGTAATCGATGGCGACACGGGCTGGATGATCAACCCTATGCAGGGTGGCAACGCGCAGGATTTACCCGCCGACGCCATTAAAGCGGCCAAAGGCACTACCGAGCCGAACATGTTTCAGTTGGCTTACCTGAAAGCCAACAACTATCCGTATGAACTGGTAGGTAAGGAAAAATTCAAAAACAAGGATGTATTCAACCTGAAAGTCACCCGGCCGGAAGGGGTGTTCAACTATTACCTGGACACTGGTACGTATCAGTTGGTGGGCACTAAAGGCGTTATTAACGCGCAGGGGCAACAGGTTACAACCACCTCGACCTACTCCAATTACAAACCTGTAGACGGTATCAGTGTACCCTACACCAGCGAAATGACCATTCCCAGCGTACCGGTCCCGGTTACGGCGACGGTAACGAACGTTGCCTTCAATACAACTATCGACCCGGCGGTATTTACCAAGCCTAAATAA
- a CDS encoding nucleoside permease: MSTATRVKLSIMMFLQFFVWGAWYGQMSKYQLVQLHSTGDQVGNAYTTFSLAMLVAPFFVGLIADRYFAAQKVLGILNLLGAVVLYFITQNTDADNFLYLILAYCLTFAPTLALTASIALQQMRVPEKEFPGIRVLGTVAWIVVTNIVGYYGFGDKVAIFQLAMYSAAILGVFAFFLPDTPPKPATSTSVSQILGLDAFKLFKDRSFAIFFLSSVLVCIPLSFYYAMANPSLTDAGMQNVENKMSLGQASEFFFMLMIPLAFTRLGVKNMIIVGLIAWIVRFLMFGYGDAGSGEWMFYIAIVLHGVCYDFFFVTGQIYTDNKAGDKIKSSAQGLISLATYGIGMGIGSKLSGIVLDMYTRPDGTKDWLSVWLVPAAIAVVVLIIFVLLFSDKKKPVPSEGELVTGPL, translated from the coding sequence ATGTCAACAGCAACCCGGGTAAAATTGTCCATTATGATGTTTCTCCAGTTTTTTGTCTGGGGAGCCTGGTATGGACAAATGAGTAAATATCAATTGGTACAACTACATTCCACTGGTGATCAGGTCGGAAATGCTTACACGACTTTCTCGCTGGCTATGCTGGTGGCGCCATTTTTCGTGGGGCTTATTGCCGATCGTTACTTTGCCGCTCAGAAAGTTCTGGGTATCCTCAACCTACTGGGCGCTGTGGTGCTCTATTTCATTACGCAGAATACCGATGCCGACAATTTTCTGTACCTGATTCTGGCCTACTGCCTGACGTTTGCGCCAACCCTGGCCCTGACGGCTTCGATCGCCCTGCAGCAAATGCGCGTTCCTGAGAAGGAATTTCCCGGTATCCGGGTGCTGGGTACGGTTGCGTGGATTGTCGTAACGAACATTGTTGGGTATTACGGCTTTGGCGACAAAGTAGCTATTTTCCAGCTGGCAATGTATTCGGCCGCTATCTTGGGCGTTTTTGCATTCTTCCTGCCCGATACACCACCTAAACCAGCAACGTCAACCTCCGTATCACAGATTCTGGGGCTGGATGCGTTCAAGCTTTTCAAAGATCGTTCGTTCGCTATTTTCTTTCTGTCGTCGGTGCTGGTGTGTATCCCTCTGTCGTTCTACTACGCTATGGCCAACCCCTCGCTGACGGATGCCGGGATGCAGAACGTTGAGAACAAAATGTCACTGGGGCAGGCGTCAGAGTTCTTTTTTATGCTCATGATTCCCCTGGCCTTTACGCGGCTGGGCGTTAAGAACATGATCATTGTTGGGCTGATTGCCTGGATTGTTCGCTTCCTGATGTTTGGGTATGGTGATGCGGGTTCGGGCGAGTGGATGTTCTACATCGCTATCGTGCTGCATGGCGTCTGCTATGATTTCTTCTTCGTGACGGGCCAGATTTACACGGACAATAAAGCCGGCGACAAGATCAAATCGTCGGCGCAGGGGCTCATCTCGCTGGCGACCTACGGCATTGGTATGGGAATCGGCTCGAAGCTGTCGGGTATCGTGCTGGATATGTACACCCGTCCGGACGGTACCAAAGACTGGCTGTCGGTATGGCTGGTTCCGGCGGCCATTGCCGTTGTCGTGCTCATTATCTTCGTGCTTTTATTCTCCGACAAGAAGAAACCAGTTCCATCGGAAGGTGAGCTGGTAACGGGACCGTTATAA
- a CDS encoding DUF6036 family nucleotidyltransferase, giving the protein MDVENSEFLEFVAVADDCQVEYILIGGLALILNGAVRFTQDADLWLEPTNENRDRFINALLAFGYDEEMVRGMREADFTQPKAARIHDIPMDVLTSVHYRLDYAACRKRAKPFITKGGQTIYFLHINDLRETKVLARRTKDLNDIIMIDEIIEEVKKQGGSLD; this is encoded by the coding sequence ATGGATGTAGAAAACTCTGAGTTTTTAGAATTTGTAGCAGTTGCCGATGATTGTCAGGTAGAATATATCCTGATCGGTGGGTTAGCGCTGATCTTAAATGGAGCGGTGCGATTTACGCAGGATGCTGATCTTTGGCTAGAACCAACAAACGAAAACAGAGATCGTTTTATCAACGCTTTGTTGGCGTTTGGTTATGACGAAGAGATGGTACGGGGGATGCGCGAAGCAGATTTTACACAACCGAAAGCGGCACGTATTCATGACATACCCATGGATGTATTAACCAGCGTTCATTATCGATTAGACTATGCCGCCTGTAGAAAACGTGCTAAGCCGTTTATTACCAAGGGCGGTCAGACTATCTATTTTCTTCATATCAACGATCTGCGAGAGACAAAAGTCCTGGCCCGTCGAACTAAAGACCTGAATGATATCATTATGATTGATGAAATCATTGAGGAAGTAAAAAAGCAGGGTGGCTCGCTGGACTGA
- a CDS encoding exodeoxyribonuclease III, whose translation MQLISYNINGIRAAIRNGLIDWLSTQQFDILCFQEVKATHDVVDLKPFEELGYQYHWHAAEKKGYSGVATFSKQVPTNTVSGCGLRVYDCEGRILRTDFDDLTVLNCYFPSGTTGELRQGVKMEFLRDFFNYVAELRKTRPKVIVVGDYNIAHNAIDIHDPVRNKHTTGFLPEERAWMDQWFASGMTDAFRYKHPDDVAYSWWSYRAGARSGNKGWRIDYASVTDNLRDQIIDCQMLPDAVHADHCPVHLTMSNSKERKSE comes from the coding sequence ATGCAACTTATTTCATACAATATAAACGGTATCCGGGCGGCTATTCGCAACGGGCTGATCGACTGGCTCAGTACCCAACAGTTTGATATTCTTTGCTTCCAGGAGGTGAAAGCCACCCACGACGTTGTCGATCTAAAACCGTTCGAGGAACTGGGTTATCAATACCACTGGCATGCCGCCGAGAAGAAAGGCTACTCGGGTGTCGCTACGTTCTCGAAGCAGGTGCCAACGAATACCGTTTCGGGGTGTGGACTCCGCGTATACGACTGCGAAGGACGAATCCTGCGCACTGATTTCGATGACCTGACCGTTCTGAACTGCTACTTTCCGTCGGGCACAACGGGCGAGTTGCGGCAGGGGGTTAAGATGGAGTTTTTGCGTGATTTCTTCAACTACGTGGCTGAATTGCGAAAAACACGGCCGAAGGTGATCGTGGTTGGCGATTACAATATCGCGCACAATGCCATTGATATTCACGACCCCGTACGTAACAAACACACGACCGGCTTCCTGCCCGAAGAGCGGGCCTGGATGGATCAGTGGTTTGCCAGCGGCATGACGGACGCCTTTCGCTACAAGCACCCCGACGACGTAGCCTACAGCTGGTGGAGCTACCGCGCCGGTGCCCGAAGCGGTAACAAAGGCTGGCGTATTGATTACGCATCCGTTACGGACAACCTGCGGGACCAGATCATCGACTGCCAAATGCTCCCCGACGCCGTCCACGCAGACCATTGCCCGGTACATTTGACAATGAGCAATTCTAAAGAGCGAAAGAGTGAATGA
- a CDS encoding pseudouridine synthase, with the protein MYYLIYKPYLMLSQFSNEGDKLTLADLAFDFPSDVYPVGRLDADSEGLLLLTSDKQLNHRLLNPKFRHNRTYYVQVDGALTTEACQQLSDGVTISVDGKKYATLPGNAQPLAEPNLPDRNPPIRYRATIPTSWLAISLHEGKNRQVRKMTAAVGFPTLRLVRWAIEGLTAEGMQPGDVRELSRAEVMRGLRL; encoded by the coding sequence ATGTATTACCTCATTTACAAGCCCTACCTCATGCTCTCCCAATTTTCGAATGAGGGCGATAAGCTGACGCTGGCGGATCTGGCGTTTGATTTCCCATCGGATGTGTACCCAGTAGGGAGACTCGATGCCGACAGTGAAGGGCTGCTGCTGCTTACCAGTGATAAGCAACTCAATCACCGCCTGCTGAACCCAAAGTTTCGGCACAACCGGACGTACTACGTTCAGGTCGATGGGGCGCTAACGACCGAAGCCTGTCAGCAACTGTCGGATGGCGTTACCATATCCGTCGATGGGAAGAAATACGCTACGTTACCAGGCAACGCACAGCCTCTTGCCGAACCAAATCTGCCCGACCGCAATCCGCCTATTCGGTATCGCGCTACCATTCCAACCTCCTGGCTGGCTATCTCGCTGCACGAAGGCAAAAACCGACAGGTCCGTAAGATGACGGCTGCTGTCGGTTTTCCAACGCTTCGGCTGGTGCGCTGGGCTATTGAAGGACTGACCGCCGAGGGGATGCAGCCGGGCGATGTCCGGGAGCTGAGTCGGGCAGAAGTTATGCGCGGATTGCGTTTATGA
- the radC gene encoding RadC family protein produces the protein MTYVTSGNIQSWAEEDRPREKLMLKGKAALSEAELIAILINSGTVDLTAVDVARIILKSVNNNLNELAKLSIKDLSKFRGIGEAKAISIVAALELGRRRKEQDRPTRARITCSRDAYNEMIPHLIDKPHEEFWILLMNRANEVLRPVQISTGGVSGTVADPKIIFKQALEHLASSMILLHNHPSGNLTPSQADKDLTKKLKDAGRLLDIPVLDHLIFTDKAYYSFADEGVL, from the coding sequence ATGACCTACGTAACATCCGGCAACATCCAGAGCTGGGCCGAAGAAGATCGTCCCCGCGAGAAACTGATGTTGAAAGGAAAAGCCGCCCTTTCCGAAGCCGAACTGATTGCTATTCTCATTAACTCCGGCACCGTCGACCTGACGGCCGTTGATGTGGCCAGGATCATTCTCAAAAGCGTCAATAACAACCTCAACGAACTGGCCAAGCTGAGCATCAAAGACCTGTCGAAGTTTCGGGGTATTGGCGAGGCCAAAGCCATCAGTATTGTGGCCGCGCTCGAACTGGGTCGTCGGCGCAAGGAACAGGACCGCCCGACACGCGCCCGGATTACCTGCTCCCGCGATGCGTACAACGAGATGATCCCACACCTGATCGATAAACCCCACGAAGAGTTCTGGATTTTACTGATGAACCGGGCTAACGAAGTGCTTCGCCCCGTTCAGATCAGTACCGGGGGGGTGTCGGGAACGGTTGCCGACCCGAAAATTATTTTTAAGCAGGCGCTGGAGCACCTGGCCTCATCAATGATTCTGCTTCATAATCATCCATCGGGCAACCTGACGCCCTCCCAGGCAGATAAAGACCTGACCAAAAAACTTAAAGACGCCGGGCGTCTGCTGGATATTCCCGTACTGGACCACCTTATCTTCACCGACAAAGCTTACTACAGCTTTGCTGACGAAGGAGTTTTATAA